The following are from one region of the Penaeus vannamei isolate JL-2024 chromosome 28, ASM4276789v1, whole genome shotgun sequence genome:
- the LOC113805564 gene encoding piggyBac transposable element-derived protein 4, protein MTRDRFDSLTSAIHFVENEEERQGDDRLWKVRPVLDVLDETFRTVFIPNKTITVDERLWAFKRRHHAVQYNPSKRARRGMKVYKLCSFDGPEAGYTSAFKIYTGQDRGECPASMKAVIDLLEKAHLFDKGYEMHTDRWYSSPTLFNHLQARKTSAVGTVHNNRRGMPADLRASRGQIDFQSTPTGMMCLQWVDKRAVTMLSTAHTSRIVTLPPNRRGEQRSKPEVVVSYNNGIKGVDLSDQLARSYPSARKTIKWHKIFNLLDMTVVNALAVHRVLGGKLTQVDFRLELVHGLLQWGGRPGTFRRVPPWQQEKQDDQQTHMPADTPFRCWRCSYCWNVHRRRKETRVMCASCKISLCASPCFKEFHT, encoded by the coding sequence ATGACACGAGACAGATTTGATTCTCTGACGTCGGCCATCCACTTCGTtgagaacgaagaggagagacagggggacgACCGTCTTTGGAAGGTGCGTCCCGTCCTTGATGTCTTGGACGAGACTTTCCGGACGGTCTTCATCCCTAACAAGACCATAACCGTCGACGAGAGATTGTGGGCTTTCAAGAGGCGCCATCATGCCGTCCAGTACAACCCAAGCAAGCGGGCAAGAAGAGGGATGAAGGTCTACAAGCTCTGCTCGTTCGACGGTCCTGAGGCGGGGTATACGTCGGCCTTCAAGATTTACACGGGACAGGATCGTGGGGAGTGTCCCGCGAGTATGAAGGCCGTCATAGACCTGCTGGAGAAGGCACATCTCTTCGACAAGGGATACGAGATGCACACTGACAGGTGGTATTCCTCCCCGACTCTCTTCAACCACCTGCAGGCCCGGAAGACCAGCGCTGTTGGTACAGTCCATAACAACAGGAGGGGCATGCCAGCGGACCTGCGGGCGAGTCGGGGACAAATCGACTTCCAGAGTACACCGACTGGAATGATGTGCCTTCAGTGGGTGGACAAGCGTGCTGTCACGATGCTCTCCACCGCCCACACCAGCAGGATCGTGACCCTGCCTCCAAACCGCCGAGGGGAACAGAGGTCGAAGCCCGAAGTCGTTGTGAGTTACAACAACGGGATTAAGGGCGTCGATCTCTCGGATCAGCTGGCGCGGTCATATCCATCAGCAAGGAAAACCATCAAGTGGCACAAGATCTTCAATCTACTGGATATGACAGTCGTCAATGCGCTGGCTGTCCACCGGGTCCTCGGCGGGAAGCTCACTCAGGTGGACTTCAGGCTGGAGTTGGTTCACGGACTTCTGCAGTGGGGAGGACGCCCGGGAACGTTCAGAAGAGTTCCACCGTGGCAGCAAGAGAAGCAGGACGACCAGCAGACACACATGCCAGCAGACACACCTTTTAGGTGTTGGAGGTGTTCGTACTGCTGGAATGTACatcgaagaaggaaggagaccaGGGTAATGTGTGCAAGCTGCAAGATCTCCCTGTGTGCTTCTCCTTGCTTCAAGGAGTTCCACACTTGA